The following coding sequences lie in one Gymnogyps californianus isolate 813 chromosome 18, ASM1813914v2, whole genome shotgun sequence genomic window:
- the RC3H2 gene encoding roquin-2 isoform X2 encodes MPVQAAQWTEFLSCPICYNEFDENVHKPISLGCSHTVCKTCLNKLHRKACPFDQTAINTDIDVLPVNFALLQLVGAQVPDHQTVKLSNVGENKHYEVAKKCVEDLALYLKPLSGGKGVASLNQSALSRPMQRKLVTLVNCQLVEEEGRVRAMRAARSLGERTVTELILQHQNPQQLSANLWAAVRARGCQFLGPAMQEEALKLVLLALEDGSALSRKVLVLFVVQRLEPRFPQASKTSIGHVVQLLYRASCFKVTKRDEDSSLMQLKEEFRSYEALRREHDAQIVHIAMEAGLRISPEQWSSLLYGDLAHKSHMQSIIDKLQSPESFAKSVQELTIVLQRTGDPANLNRLRPHLELLANIDPNPDAASPTWEQLENAMVAVKTVVHGLVDFIQNYSRKGHETPQPQPNSKYKTSMCRDLRQQGGCPRGTNCTFAHSQEELEKYRLRNKKISATVRTFPLLNKVGVNSTVSTTTGNVISVIGSPEATGKMVPSTNGIANLESGVPQLIPRCADTSLRALENTKKGGKTGANGQNVSGSPTESLPENKIGSPPKTPVSQAAATSAGPPNIGTEVNSVPPKSSPFVPRVPVYPPHSDNVQYFQDPRTQLSYEVPQYPQTGYYPPPPTVPAGVAPCVPRFVRSNNVPESSLPPASVPYADHYSTFPPRDRLNSPYQPPPPQPYGPVPPVPSGMYAPVYDSRRIWRPQMYPRDDIIRSNSLPPMDVMHSSVYQTSLRERYNSLDGYYSVACQPPNEQRTVPLPREPCGHLKTGYDEQLRRKPEQWAQYHTQKTPLVSSTLPMATPSPTPPSPLFSVDFSTEFSESVSDLSGTKFEEDHLSHYSPWSCGTIGSCINAIDSEPKDVIANSNAVLMDLDSGDVKRRVHLFETQRRAKEEDPIIPFSDGPIISKWGAISRSSRTGYHTTDPIQATASQGSATKPISVSDYVPYVNAVDSRWSAYGSESTSSARYAERDRFIVTDLSGHRKHSSTGDLLSIELQQAKSNSLLLQREANALAMQQKWNSLDEGSRLTLNLLSKEIDLRNGEVKKGADYAEDCADTKPDRDIELELSALDTDEPDGQGEQIEEILDIQLGISSQDDQLLNGTTVENGHPLKQHQKESMEQKRQSLGEDLVILEEQKTILPVTSCFSQPITTSVSNASCLPISTSVSVGSLILKTAHIMSEDKNDFLKPVANGRMVNS; translated from the exons AtgcctgtgcaggcagctcAGTGGACAGAATTTCTGTCCTGCCCAATCTGCTACAACGAGTTTGATGAGAATGTGCACAAACCCATCAGCTTAGGTTGCTCTCACACTGTCTGTAAGACCTGCCTGAACAAGCTTCATCGCAAGGCATGTCCTTTCGACCAGACTGCCATCAATACAGACATCGATGTGCTTCCTGTAAACTTTGCACTCCTCCAGTTAGTTGGAGCCCAG GTACCTGATCATCAGACAGTAAAGTTGAGTAATGTAGGAGAGAACAAACATTATGAAGTAGCAAAGAAATGTGTTGAGGATTTGGCACTCTACTTAAAGCCATTAAGTGGGGGAAAAG GTGTTGCAAGCTTGAATCAGAGTGCACTGAGCCGTCCAATGCAAAGGAAGCTTGTGACACTGGTGAATTGTCAGCTGGTGGAGGAAGAGGGTCGGGTTAGAGCTATGAGGGCAGCTCGATCACTGGGAGAGAGAACCGTTACAGAACTCATCTTGCAGCACCAAAATCCTCAGCAGCTTTCTGCCAACCTTTGGGCTGCTGTCAGGGCTCGAGGATGCCAGTTTCTAGGACCAG CTATGCAAGAGGAGGCACTGAAACTTGTATTACTGGCACTGGAAGATGGCTCTGCGCTCTCAAGAAAAGTTCTGGTACTTTTTGTTGTGCAAAGGCTAGAACCAAGATTTCCTCAGGCCTCTAAAACAAGCATTGGTCATGTTGTGCAGCTACTGTATAGAGCATCATGCTTTAAG GTCACTAAAAGGGATGAAGATTCTTCTCTGATGCAACTTAAAGAAGAGTTTCGGAGTTACGAGGCTTTGCGGAGAGAACATGATGCCCAAATTGTTCACATTGCCATGGAAGCAGGACTTCGAATATCACCAGAACAATGGTCTTCCCTTCTTTATGGTGACTTGGCACATAAATCACACATGCAATCCATTATTGACAAG CTCCAATCTCCAGAATCTTTTGCAAAGAGTGTACAAGAATTGACAATTGTCTTGCAGCGCACGGGGGATCCTGCAAACTTAAACAGGCTGAGGCCTCATTTAGAGCTCCTGGCAAACATAGATCCAAATCCAG aTGCAGCATCTCCAACATGGGAGCAGCTGGAAAATGCAATGGTCGCTGTAAAGACTGTGGTACATGGGCTGGTGGATTTCATTCAGAATTACAGTAGAAAAGGCCATGAAACTCCACAG ccacaaCCAAATAGCAAATATAAAACAAGTATGTGCCGAGACCTTCGACAGCAAGGGGGATGTCCAAGAGGAACAAACTGTACGTTTGCTCATTCTCAGGAAGAGCTTGAAAA ATATCGcttaaggaacaaaaaaatcagtgccaCAGTGAGAACATTCCCCCTTCTAAATAAAGTTGGCGTAAATAGCACCGTCTCAACCACAACAGGAAACGTAATTTCTGTCATAGGAAGCCCTGAAGCAACAGGGAAGATGGTGCCAAGTACTAATGGAATAGCTAATCTAGAAAGCGGTGTTCCCCAATTGATCCCTCGCTGTGCGGACACCTCCTTGAGAGCTTTGGAGAACACcaagaagggagggaagacTGGAGCCAACGGCCAGAATGTTTCTGGATCCCCTACAGAATCACTACCTGAAAA TAAAATTGGCTCTCCACCCAAGACTCCTGTAAGCCAGGCAGCAGCTACCTCAGCTGGTCCTCCTAATATTGGAACAGAAGTTAATTCTGTGCCTCCAAAATCCAGCCCGTTTGTTCCCAGAGTACCTGTCTACCCTCCACATTCTGATAATGTTCAATATTTCCAAGATCCCAGGACTCAGCTGTCATATGAAGTTCCACAGTACCCACAGACAG GATATTATCCACCACCTCCAACAGTACCAGCTGGTGTGGCTCCCTGTGTTCCTCGCTTTGTGAGGTCCAATAACGTTCCAGAATCCTCCCTCCCACCTGCTTCCGTGCCATATGCCGATCATTACAGTACATTTCCCCCTCGAGACCGACTGAATTCTCCTTACCAACCTCCTCCTCCGCAGCCGTATGGACCAGTTCCTCCTGTCCCTTCTGGAATGTATGCTCCAGTTTATGACAGCAGGCGCATCTGGCGCCCACAGATGTACCCACGAGATGATATTATTAGGAGCAATTCTTTACCTCCCATGGATGTGATGCACTCATCTGTCTATCAGACATCATTACGTGAGAGATACAACTCTTTGGATGGGTATTACTCTGTGGCTTGTCAACCTCCAAACGAACAGAGGACTGTGCCTTTACCAAGG GAGCCTTGTGGTCATTTGAAGACTGGTTATGATGAGCAGTTAAGACGGAAGCCGGAGCAATGGGCACAGTACCATACGCAGAAAACTCCTCTGGTGTCGTCAACCCTTCCCATGGCAACACCATCTCCAACAccaccttctcctctcttcAGTGTAGATTTCAGCACAGAG TTCTCAGAGAGTGTCAGTGATTTGAGTGGAACTAAATTTGAGGAAGACCATCTCTCTCACTATTCACCGTGGTCTTGTGGCACTATTGGCTCTTGTATAAATGCTATCGACTCAGAGCCCAAGGATGTGATTGCCAATTCAAATGCCGTGTTAATG GATTTGGACAGTGGGGATGTTAAAAGGAGAGTGCATTTATTTGAAACTCAGAGAAGGGCAAAGGAAGAAGATCCTATAATCCCATTTAGCGATGGACCGATCATCTCCAAGTGGGGTGCAATCTCCAGGTCATCCCGCACGGGTTATCACACGACAGATCCTATTCAGGCCACTGCTTCCCAAGGAAGTGCTACTAAGCCCATCAGTGTATCAG ATTATGTCCCTTATGTCAATGCTGTTGACTCAAGATGGAGTGCCTATGGCTCAGAGTCTACTTCATCAGCACGTTATGCGGAACG GGACAGGTTCATAGTTACAGATTTGTCTGGTCACAGAAAGCATTCCAGCACTGGAGATCTATTGAGTATTGAATTACAGCAG GCCAAAAGTAACTCATTGTTACTTCAGAGAGAGGCGAATGCACTAGCCATGCAACAGAAGTGGAATTCTCTAGATGAAGGCAGTCGTCTTACCTTAAATCTTTTAAGCAAGGAAATTGATTTGAGGAATGGTGAGGTAAAGAAAGGG gCTGATTATGCTGAAGACTGTGCAGACACAAAGCCAGATCGAGACATTGAATTGGAGCTGTCAGCCCTTGATACAGATGAACCTGATGGGCAGGGTGAACAAATAGAA GAGATTCTGGATATACAGCTAGGTATTAGTTCTCAAGATGATCAGCTGCTCAATGGAACAACTGTAGAGAATGGGCATCCACTAAAGCAGCACCAGAAAGAATCTATGGAACAGAAGAGACAAAGTTTAGGTGAAGACCTTGTGATTCT ggAGGAGCAGAAAACAATCCTGCCCGTAACTTCTTGCTTCAGTCAGCCGATCACAACATCTGTTAGCAATGCAAGCTGCCTGCCCATCAGCACATCAGTCAGTGTTGGCAGCctcattttgaaaactgctcACATTATGTCTGAGgataaaaatgactttttaaagccTGTTGCAAATGGCAGGATGGTTAACAGCTGA
- the RC3H2 gene encoding roquin-2 isoform X5, whose amino-acid sequence MPVQAAQWTEFLSCPICYNEFDENVHKPISLGCSHTVCKTCLNKLHRKACPFDQTAINTDIDVLPVNFALLQLVGAQVPDHQTVKLSNVGENKHYEVAKKCVEDLALYLKPLSGGKGVASLNQSALSRPMQRKLVTLVNCQLVEEEGRVRAMRAARSLGERTVTELILQHQNPQQLSANLWAAVRARGCQFLGPAMQEEALKLVLLALEDGSALSRKVLVLFVVQRLEPRFPQASKTSIGHVVQLLYRASCFKVTKRDEDSSLMQLKEEFRSYEALRREHDAQIVHIAMEAGLRISPEQWSSLLYGDLAHKSHMQSIIDKLQSPESFAKSVQELTIVLQRTGDPANLNRLRPHLELLANIDPNPDAASPTWEQLENAMVAVKTVVHGLVDFIQNYSRKGHETPQPQPNSKYKTSMCRDLRQQGGCPRGTNCTFAHSQEELEKYRLRNKKISATVRTFPLLNKVGVNSTVSTTTGNVISVIGSPEATGKMVPSTNGIANLESGVPQLIPRCADTSLRALENTKKGGKTGANGQNVSGSPTESLPENKIGSPPKTPVSQAAATSAGPPNIGTEVNSVPPKSSPFVPRVPVYPPHSDNVQYFQDPRTQLSYEVPQYPQTGYYPPPPTVPAGVAPCVPRFVRSNNVPESSLPPASVPYADHYSTFPPRDRLNSPYQPPPPQPYGPVPPVPSGMYAPVYDSRRIWRPQMYPRDDIIRSNSLPPMDVMHSSVYQTSLRERYNSLDGYYSVACQPPNEQRTVPLPREPCGHLKTGYDEQLRRKPEQWAQYHTQKTPLVSSTLPMATPSPTPPSPLFSVDFSTEFSESVSDLSGTKFEEDHLSHYSPWSCGTIGSCINAIDSEPKDVIANSNAVLMDLDSGDVKRRVHLFETQRRAKEEDPIIPFSDGPIISKWGAISRSSRTGYHTTDPIQATASQGSATKPISVSDYVPYVNAVDSRWSAYGSESTSSARYAERDRFIVTDLSGHRKHSSTGDLLSIELQQAKSNSLLLQREANALAMQQKWNSLDEGSRLTLNLLSKEIDLRNGEVKKGADYAEDCADTKPDRDIELELSALDTDEPDGQGEQIEEILDIQLGISSQDDQLLNGTTVENGHPLKQHQKESMEQKRQSLGRSRKQSCP is encoded by the exons AtgcctgtgcaggcagctcAGTGGACAGAATTTCTGTCCTGCCCAATCTGCTACAACGAGTTTGATGAGAATGTGCACAAACCCATCAGCTTAGGTTGCTCTCACACTGTCTGTAAGACCTGCCTGAACAAGCTTCATCGCAAGGCATGTCCTTTCGACCAGACTGCCATCAATACAGACATCGATGTGCTTCCTGTAAACTTTGCACTCCTCCAGTTAGTTGGAGCCCAG GTACCTGATCATCAGACAGTAAAGTTGAGTAATGTAGGAGAGAACAAACATTATGAAGTAGCAAAGAAATGTGTTGAGGATTTGGCACTCTACTTAAAGCCATTAAGTGGGGGAAAAG GTGTTGCAAGCTTGAATCAGAGTGCACTGAGCCGTCCAATGCAAAGGAAGCTTGTGACACTGGTGAATTGTCAGCTGGTGGAGGAAGAGGGTCGGGTTAGAGCTATGAGGGCAGCTCGATCACTGGGAGAGAGAACCGTTACAGAACTCATCTTGCAGCACCAAAATCCTCAGCAGCTTTCTGCCAACCTTTGGGCTGCTGTCAGGGCTCGAGGATGCCAGTTTCTAGGACCAG CTATGCAAGAGGAGGCACTGAAACTTGTATTACTGGCACTGGAAGATGGCTCTGCGCTCTCAAGAAAAGTTCTGGTACTTTTTGTTGTGCAAAGGCTAGAACCAAGATTTCCTCAGGCCTCTAAAACAAGCATTGGTCATGTTGTGCAGCTACTGTATAGAGCATCATGCTTTAAG GTCACTAAAAGGGATGAAGATTCTTCTCTGATGCAACTTAAAGAAGAGTTTCGGAGTTACGAGGCTTTGCGGAGAGAACATGATGCCCAAATTGTTCACATTGCCATGGAAGCAGGACTTCGAATATCACCAGAACAATGGTCTTCCCTTCTTTATGGTGACTTGGCACATAAATCACACATGCAATCCATTATTGACAAG CTCCAATCTCCAGAATCTTTTGCAAAGAGTGTACAAGAATTGACAATTGTCTTGCAGCGCACGGGGGATCCTGCAAACTTAAACAGGCTGAGGCCTCATTTAGAGCTCCTGGCAAACATAGATCCAAATCCAG aTGCAGCATCTCCAACATGGGAGCAGCTGGAAAATGCAATGGTCGCTGTAAAGACTGTGGTACATGGGCTGGTGGATTTCATTCAGAATTACAGTAGAAAAGGCCATGAAACTCCACAG ccacaaCCAAATAGCAAATATAAAACAAGTATGTGCCGAGACCTTCGACAGCAAGGGGGATGTCCAAGAGGAACAAACTGTACGTTTGCTCATTCTCAGGAAGAGCTTGAAAA ATATCGcttaaggaacaaaaaaatcagtgccaCAGTGAGAACATTCCCCCTTCTAAATAAAGTTGGCGTAAATAGCACCGTCTCAACCACAACAGGAAACGTAATTTCTGTCATAGGAAGCCCTGAAGCAACAGGGAAGATGGTGCCAAGTACTAATGGAATAGCTAATCTAGAAAGCGGTGTTCCCCAATTGATCCCTCGCTGTGCGGACACCTCCTTGAGAGCTTTGGAGAACACcaagaagggagggaagacTGGAGCCAACGGCCAGAATGTTTCTGGATCCCCTACAGAATCACTACCTGAAAA TAAAATTGGCTCTCCACCCAAGACTCCTGTAAGCCAGGCAGCAGCTACCTCAGCTGGTCCTCCTAATATTGGAACAGAAGTTAATTCTGTGCCTCCAAAATCCAGCCCGTTTGTTCCCAGAGTACCTGTCTACCCTCCACATTCTGATAATGTTCAATATTTCCAAGATCCCAGGACTCAGCTGTCATATGAAGTTCCACAGTACCCACAGACAG GATATTATCCACCACCTCCAACAGTACCAGCTGGTGTGGCTCCCTGTGTTCCTCGCTTTGTGAGGTCCAATAACGTTCCAGAATCCTCCCTCCCACCTGCTTCCGTGCCATATGCCGATCATTACAGTACATTTCCCCCTCGAGACCGACTGAATTCTCCTTACCAACCTCCTCCTCCGCAGCCGTATGGACCAGTTCCTCCTGTCCCTTCTGGAATGTATGCTCCAGTTTATGACAGCAGGCGCATCTGGCGCCCACAGATGTACCCACGAGATGATATTATTAGGAGCAATTCTTTACCTCCCATGGATGTGATGCACTCATCTGTCTATCAGACATCATTACGTGAGAGATACAACTCTTTGGATGGGTATTACTCTGTGGCTTGTCAACCTCCAAACGAACAGAGGACTGTGCCTTTACCAAGG GAGCCTTGTGGTCATTTGAAGACTGGTTATGATGAGCAGTTAAGACGGAAGCCGGAGCAATGGGCACAGTACCATACGCAGAAAACTCCTCTGGTGTCGTCAACCCTTCCCATGGCAACACCATCTCCAACAccaccttctcctctcttcAGTGTAGATTTCAGCACAGAG TTCTCAGAGAGTGTCAGTGATTTGAGTGGAACTAAATTTGAGGAAGACCATCTCTCTCACTATTCACCGTGGTCTTGTGGCACTATTGGCTCTTGTATAAATGCTATCGACTCAGAGCCCAAGGATGTGATTGCCAATTCAAATGCCGTGTTAATG GATTTGGACAGTGGGGATGTTAAAAGGAGAGTGCATTTATTTGAAACTCAGAGAAGGGCAAAGGAAGAAGATCCTATAATCCCATTTAGCGATGGACCGATCATCTCCAAGTGGGGTGCAATCTCCAGGTCATCCCGCACGGGTTATCACACGACAGATCCTATTCAGGCCACTGCTTCCCAAGGAAGTGCTACTAAGCCCATCAGTGTATCAG ATTATGTCCCTTATGTCAATGCTGTTGACTCAAGATGGAGTGCCTATGGCTCAGAGTCTACTTCATCAGCACGTTATGCGGAACG GGACAGGTTCATAGTTACAGATTTGTCTGGTCACAGAAAGCATTCCAGCACTGGAGATCTATTGAGTATTGAATTACAGCAG GCCAAAAGTAACTCATTGTTACTTCAGAGAGAGGCGAATGCACTAGCCATGCAACAGAAGTGGAATTCTCTAGATGAAGGCAGTCGTCTTACCTTAAATCTTTTAAGCAAGGAAATTGATTTGAGGAATGGTGAGGTAAAGAAAGGG gCTGATTATGCTGAAGACTGTGCAGACACAAAGCCAGATCGAGACATTGAATTGGAGCTGTCAGCCCTTGATACAGATGAACCTGATGGGCAGGGTGAACAAATAGAA GAGATTCTGGATATACAGCTAGGTATTAGTTCTCAAGATGATCAGCTGCTCAATGGAACAACTGTAGAGAATGGGCATCCACTAAAGCAGCACCAGAAAGAATCTATGGAACAGAAGAGACAAAGTTTAG ggAGGAGCAGAAAACAATCCTGCCCGTAA